DNA sequence from the Hydrogenimonas thermophila genome:
TTTGGGTTTTTAATCTAATTTTAGATATTATCTACACCATGATAGTATACGGAAAACAGATATGCAACCATTTGCTGGAACGTCGCCCAGAGTTGGTAAGAGAGATTTACCTAGCTAAAACAATTGATAAAAAAAACTTTGCCTTACTTAAACGTCTTGGAAAACCTGTTATAAAAGTTGATGCAAAAAAAGCACAAGCTATGGCAAAGGGAGGAAATCATCAAGGATGGCTATGTGATGTGCTACCTTACAGATATGCTACCCTTGAAGAGCTTAAAGGAAGTGATTTCCTTGTTGTGCTTGCAGGATTGAGTGATGTAGGAAATATTGGTGCAATTATTCGAAGTGCTTACTCTTTGGGAGCTGACGGTGTAATTGTAGGAGGCATAAAGCAGCTACAGAGTGAATCAGTTGTACGAACCAGCAGTGGTGCAATGTTT
Encoded proteins:
- the rlmB gene encoding 23S rRNA (guanosine(2251)-2'-O)-methyltransferase RlmB — translated: MIVYGKQICNHLLERRPELVREIYLAKTIDKKNFALLKRLGKPVIKVDAKKAQAMAKGGNHQGWLCDVLPYRYATLEELKGSDFLVVLAGLSDVGNIGAIIRSAYSLGADGVIVGGIKQLQSESVVRTSSGAMFDLPVAVIPNLLDCLNELKQIGFTIYGADMSGVSIDDISFNQRRVLVMGSEGSGIPGKIKKMLDERVTIRMARPFDSLNVSVAAGIIMYRMGYAG